One stretch of Diabrotica undecimpunctata isolate CICGRU chromosome 5, icDiaUnde3, whole genome shotgun sequence DNA includes these proteins:
- the LOC140442128 gene encoding uncharacterized protein: MTDVAILIKNNISFKEVFLNNVVDGMQVCAAEIFVSKNLSINCVSVYCPPNVSVTVHNFSNLFNDINGTSIIGGDFNAHHDLWGSYKINQSVKNMVNALNQNNLVILNDGPPTKISRSGQNSSVDLTLVSPDIADKTNWTVVIDTLGSDHFLILLKLSILREQFSNTIQPKTKWNTRKANWMEYERMCILYFSNKPQLLNVNDKYKYFMEGIEYAATCSIPINKPCKRAKLSPPPWWDDECDKVVRYRKEALNNYINNSNIENYIQVKEKMATSKKFLKNKAKSYWINYYAKLNKNTPSKEIWQQAKKMQRIPAPKPKCSNYDWIETFLQNITPCSADQEVKDLIDNTDVQNDIFNYPLKFTELQFALKSTSNTAPGMDQVTYDMLWNLPTVEAIGIIKACDYVEKKNKLKKIHFLSDSLSVLKCIANPINVMATDTNPFIRELKARIHKLKKSQYELKFTWVKAHIGLRGNEVADSLAKESVTTGEHINNNLGGQEY; the protein is encoded by the exons ATGACGGATGTCGCTattcttataaaaaataatatcagCTTCAAAGAAGTATTTCTTAATAATGTAGTAGATGGTATGCAAGTCTGTGCAGCAGAAATTTTTGTTTCTAAAAACTTATCTATTAATTGTGTTTCTGTATATTGTCCTCCAAATGTTTCAGTTACTGTACACAATTTTTCCAATCTTTTTAATGATATAAATGGTACATCAATAATTGGAGGAGATTTTAATGCGCACCATGACCTATGGGGCTCATATAAAATCAATCAATCTGTGAAAAATATGGTAAATGCATTAAATCAAAATAACCTGGTAATTTTAAATGATGGGCCACCTACAAAAATATCTCGGTCGGGTCAAAATTCTTCTGTCGATTTAACACTAGTATCTCCAGATATCGCGGATAAAACTAACTGGACTGTGGTAATAGATACTCTTGGATCAGATCATTTTCTCATTCTTTTGAAACTTAGTATCTTGAGGGAACAGTTTAGCAACACAATACAACCAAAAACCAAATGGAACACTAGAAAAGCTAACTGGATGGAATACGAACGAATGTGCATTTTATATTTTAGTAATAAACCGCAACTACTAAATgtaaatgataaatataaatatttcatgGAAGGCATTGAATATGCTGCTACATGTTCAATTCCAATCAATAAACCTTGTAAAAGAGCTAAACTGTCACCACCTCCTTGGTGGGATGATGAATGTGATAAAGTCGTTCGTTATAGAAAAGAagctttaaataattatatcaacaaTAGTAATATAGAAAATTATATACAGGTTAAAGAAAAAATGGCAacatcaaaaaaatttttaaaaaacaaggcTAAGAGTTACTGGATTAACTACTACGCTAAACTTAACAAAAATACTCCGTCTAAGGAAATATGGCAACAGGcaaaaaaaatgcaaagaatTCCCGCACCTAAGCCTAAATGCAGTAACTATGACTGGATAGAAACTTTTTTGCAAAATATCACACCATGTTCAGCAGATCAGGAAGTAAAGGATTTAATAGATAATACAGATGTTCAAAATgatatatttaattatccttTGAAATTTACGGAACTACAATTTGCATTAAAAAGTACCAGTAACACAGCTCCAGGTATGGATCAAGTTACATACGATATGTTGTGGAATTTACCAACTGTCG AAGCGATTGGTATTATTAAAGCCTGCGAttatgtcgaaaaaaaaaacaagttaaaaaaaatacattttttgagtGACTCCTTATCTGTTCTTAAATGCATCGCTAACCCAATTAATGTGATGGCTACTGATACAAATCCGTTTATTAGAGAATTAAAAGCAagaattcataaattaaaaaaaagtcaatATGAATTAAAATTTACTTGGGTAAAAGCTCATATAGGACTTCGAGGCAATGAAGTTGCAGACTCATTAGCCAAAGAAAGCGTTACAACTGGAGAGCATATCAACAACAATTTAGGTGGTCAGGAATATTGA